The following proteins come from a genomic window of Thermoproteus sp.:
- the nth gene encoding endonuclease III codes for MADLRLLVEKAVSAVELREEEFVAPVLRKAGVNLFELLVAVILTQNTSDRNAFRAYYNLKGAVGEITPQALLALGEEKLAELIRPAGMNRIRAKNLIELSRRVLDVDLNSMRDMPADKARAFLKSLPGVGDKTADVILVNLGKPAFPVDTHITRIATRWGIGKKYEEISRWFLENFPPNRYLEVHLKLIQFGRDYCRARAPRCKECPVGDLCPWPGKINATPETQRRP; via the coding sequence GTGGCCGACCTCAGACTTCTAGTCGAAAAGGCCGTGTCGGCCGTCGAGTTGCGGGAGGAGGAGTTCGTGGCGCCTGTCCTCCGTAAGGCTGGCGTAAATCTGTTCGAGTTGTTGGTTGCCGTAATTTTGACGCAAAATACCTCCGACAGAAACGCCTTCCGTGCCTATTACAACTTAAAGGGCGCGGTAGGCGAGATAACGCCGCAAGCACTTCTGGCGCTGGGCGAAGAGAAGCTAGCGGAGCTCATAAGGCCTGCCGGCATGAATAGGATTAGGGCGAAGAACCTAATAGAGCTGTCGAGAAGAGTCCTAGACGTAGATCTAAATTCGATGAGGGACATGCCAGCGGACAAGGCGCGCGCCTTCCTTAAATCCCTGCCGGGAGTCGGCGATAAGACGGCAGATGTCATACTGGTCAATCTAGGTAAGCCGGCCTTCCCTGTCGACACGCACATAACTAGAATAGCTACGCGTTGGGGCATCGGCAAGAAATACGAAGAGATAAGCAGATGGTTTCTAGAGAACTTCCCGCCAAATAGATATCTAGAGGTCCACCTCAAATTAATCCAATTCGGTAGGGACTACTGCCGGGCGCGCGCGCCGCGATGTAAAGAATGTCCAGTGGGGGACCTCTGCCCCTGGCCTGGTAAGATCAACGCGACGCCAGAAACGCAACGGCGTCCTTAG
- a CDS encoding glycoside hydrolase family 42 encodes MFLLGVNYWPRKHNIKMWKEWNYDDIKEDLDAIRALGIRGVRFFILAEDFFDRYGGVSESALARLGQFMDMLGERGLVGFPTLIVGHMSGRNWALPWAPDWDVYEPSAVSRGVNSVSKIVERLRGHRALGGWILSNELSLVKRARNREEAMNLLRAYSSAVKSADSAHPFSSGDVPDSYLQETPNVKGLVDWVGPHLYLYDTDPIRHSYLYPAYIELFSNDGEMPVLLEEFGFSTYQFSEDLHARFINDVLWSSLAHGAIGAFIWCFSDFAQEGDPPYEWRLLELGFGLVRADGSLKPAAIAVKKFSEDLKALEEAGLGREFKRPEALASVVVPFYMYRDYEFVQQSWRNYPGVKPALMALSLGFMAGLRISSIYELSRDRVRGKKLLIFPSALSALATTWRLAYEVATSGGTVYASFFRKFRGASALHEAATHLWRDLFGVDNTLIPGSVGLRYSGIFRMKFVKDFGPIKAGEELEFALDDSVYTYAIKPIDADVIAVDHRNRPVLVARKNAVLSTIPFEIILAEMERVDWLRGYHRIYAALAHMAGLDVRYLSTDPRVEVSVFEGGNKDLVVAINHSYEKLEALILTSGVGRLERIAGTGEVEGPDPIKVKLGPKDAVAFLASR; translated from the coding sequence ATAAGGGGCGTCCGCTTCTTCATTTTGGCGGAGGACTTCTTCGACCGGTACGGCGGTGTGTCCGAAAGCGCGTTGGCGCGGTTAGGCCAGTTTATGGACATGCTGGGCGAGAGGGGACTTGTGGGCTTTCCCACTTTAATAGTCGGCCATATGTCGGGCCGCAATTGGGCCTTGCCGTGGGCCCCCGATTGGGACGTGTACGAGCCCTCCGCGGTGAGCCGGGGCGTCAACTCTGTCTCAAAGATTGTCGAGAGGCTTAGAGGGCATAGGGCGCTGGGCGGGTGGATTTTAAGCAACGAGCTCAGCCTCGTGAAGCGAGCCAGGAATAGAGAGGAGGCTATGAATTTGCTGAGAGCCTACTCCTCTGCCGTCAAGTCGGCAGATTCCGCCCATCCGTTTTCATCCGGCGACGTGCCCGACTCCTATCTGCAGGAGACTCCTAACGTCAAGGGGCTCGTGGATTGGGTGGGGCCCCACCTATATCTATACGACACGGACCCTATACGCCATTCCTACCTCTATCCCGCCTATATAGAGCTCTTCTCTAACGACGGAGAGATGCCGGTCTTATTGGAGGAGTTCGGCTTCAGCACATATCAATTCTCGGAGGACCTACACGCGAGGTTCATAAACGACGTCCTTTGGTCCTCTCTGGCCCATGGAGCCATCGGCGCGTTTATCTGGTGTTTTTCCGACTTCGCGCAGGAGGGCGATCCGCCGTACGAGTGGAGACTCTTAGAGCTGGGGTTCGGCCTCGTGAGGGCCGACGGCAGCTTAAAGCCGGCCGCCATAGCCGTCAAGAAGTTTTCGGAGGACCTCAAGGCGCTTGAAGAGGCCGGCTTAGGCAGAGAGTTCAAAAGGCCCGAGGCCCTCGCCTCGGTCGTCGTGCCCTTCTACATGTATAGGGACTACGAGTTCGTACAACAGAGCTGGCGCAACTATCCTGGAGTGAAGCCAGCCTTGATGGCGCTTTCGCTGGGCTTTATGGCCGGCTTACGTATATCCTCCATCTACGAGCTGTCTAGGGATAGGGTTAGGGGGAAGAAGTTGCTCATATTCCCCTCGGCGCTTTCGGCGCTGGCGACCACTTGGCGCCTCGCATATGAGGTCGCGACGTCCGGGGGGACTGTCTACGCCTCGTTTTTCAGGAAGTTCAGAGGAGCCTCGGCGCTCCACGAGGCCGCTACGCACCTCTGGCGCGACCTCTTCGGCGTGGACAACACGTTGATTCCCGGCAGTGTGGGGCTCCGCTACAGCGGCATATTTAGGATGAAGTTCGTCAAGGACTTCGGGCCCATAAAGGCCGGAGAGGAGCTCGAGTTCGCCCTAGATGATTCGGTCTACACCTATGCGATAAAGCCGATAGACGCCGATGTCATAGCCGTGGACCACAGAAATAGGCCTGTTTTAGTCGCCAGGAAGAACGCCGTGCTTTCGACAATACCCTTCGAGATTATCCTCGCGGAGATGGAGCGCGTAGATTGGCTTAGAGGTTATCACAGAATATACGCGGCCTTGGCCCATATGGCAGGGCTCGACGTCCGCTACCTGTCGACAGACCCCAGAGTTGAGGTATCGGTGTTTGAGGGGGGAAACAAGGACCTCGTAGTGGCCATCAACCATTCCTACGAGAAGCTGGAAGCCCTAATACTCACTAGTGGCGTCGGGAGGCTCGAACGGATTGCAGGAACGGGGGAAGTAGAGGGGCCGGACCCCATCAAAGTGAAGTTGGGACCTAAGGACGCCGTTGCGTTTCTGGCGTCGCGTTGA